From Musa acuminata AAA Group cultivar baxijiao chromosome BXJ3-8, Cavendish_Baxijiao_AAA, whole genome shotgun sequence, one genomic window encodes:
- the LOC103996040 gene encoding cytochrome P450 94B3 yields the protein MSISVSLRSENPYLVLFSFCNQLPSPPMPPLPLLLFCFFFVFFLILHRLVLRLSAAGTVPSCHGPKVHPVIGSLLPFYKNRHRLLDWYTEMLKASPNLTFVMWRLGARRIVVTANPENLEHMLKTNFPNYPKGKPFTDILGDFLGRGILSADGDLWHMQRKLASHEFSARSLREFVVNVLEREVGERLLPILSSACADRRVVDMQDLLRRFAFDTVCKISFGTDPGLLDPSLPESALAGAFEVASAISAKRGAAPVFVVWKAKRALGVGSERQLRAAVKLIHASIMEVIRRRKATLENGTQHKDLLSRLITGGHEEEVIRDMVISFVMAGRDTTSAALTWFFWLVSSHPEVEAELVKEAKRAKGRSDLHALKDMKTLEACLCESMRLYPPVVWDSKHAVSDDVLPDGTRIRGGDRVTYFPYGMGRMERLWGENCLDFDHRRWLSESGEVVRESPFKFPVFQAGPRICLGKEMAFLKMKYIAAAVLREFALRRVEGERQKPTLVPMLTAHMAGGLQMVVDSRK from the coding sequence atgtcTATCTCTGTTTCTCTCCGCAGTGAAAACCCTTATCTGGTATTGTTCAGCTTCTGCAATCAGTTGCCATCTCCTCCGATGCCACCCCTTCCGCTACTgctcttttgtttcttctttgtcttcttccTGATATTGCACCGATTGGTCCTGAGACTGTCGGCCGCTGGCACCGTTCCTTCGTGCCACGGTCCCAAAGTGCACCCCGTCATTGGATCGTTGCTTCCGTTCTATAAGAACAGGCACAGGCTATTGGATTGGTACACGGAGATGCTCAAGGCATCGCCGAACCTGACCTTCGTCATGTGGCGCCTCGGTGCTCGTCGGATCGTCGTCACTGCCAACCCCGAGAATCTGGAGCACATGCTCAAGACCAACTTCCCTAACTATCCCAAGGGCAAGCCCTTCACCGACATCCTCGGCGACTTCCTCGGGCGCGGCATCTTGAGCGCCGACGGCGATCTCTGGCACATGCAGCGCAAGCTCGCGAGCCACGAGTTCAGCGCCCGATCCCTGCGTGAATTCGTCGTTAATGTTCTGGAGCGCGAGGTCGGCGAGAGACTGCTACCCATCCTGTCGTCCGCGTGCGCCGACCGGCGGGTGGTCGACATGCAGGACTTGCTCCGCCGCTTCGCCTTCGACACCGTGTGCAAGATCTCGTTCGGCACAGACCCCGGCCTCCTCGACCCCTCGCTGCCCGAGTCGGCCCTCGCCGGTGCCTTCGAGGTGGCCTCGGCGATCAGCGCAAAGCGAGGGGCTGCGCCGGTCTTCGTGGTCTGGAAGGCGAAGCGCGCGCTCGGCGTCGGCTCCGAGCGTCAGCTCCGAGCCGCGGTGAAACTGATCCATGCATCCATCATGGAGGTAATTCGGAGGAGGAAGGCGACGCTGGAGAATGGCACACAGCACAAAGACCTCCTGTCGAGGCTCATCACCGGAGGCCACGAGGAAGAGGTGATCCGCGACATGGTCATCAGCTTCGTGATGGCGGGGAGGGACACGACGTCGGCGGCTCTGACATGGTTCTTCTGGCTCGTGTCAAGCCACCCCGAGGTCGAAGCAGAGCTGGTCAAAGAAGCGAAACGAGCCAAGGGACGATCGGACTTACATGCGCTCAAAGACATGAAAACGTTGGAAGCCTGCCTCTGCGAGAGCATGAGGCTGTACCCGCCGGTGGTGTGGGACTCTAAGCACGCGGTAAGCGACGACGTGCTGCCCGACGGGACGCGGATCAGGGGAGGCGATCGGGTGACGTACTTCCCCTACGGCATGGGGAGGATGGAGAGGCTCTGGGGGGAGAACTGCCTGGATTTCGATCACAGGAGGTGGTTGTCGGAGAGCGGGGAGGTGGTGCGAGAGTCGCCGTTCAAGTTCCCGGTCTTCCAAGCCGGGCCAAGGATCTGTCTGGGGAAGGAGATGGCCTTTCTCAAGATGAAGTACATTGCGGCGGCTGTGCTCCGAGAGTTCGCGCTGAGGAGGGTGGAGGGTGAGCGACAGAAGCCAACGTTGGTCCCGATGCTCACCGCGCACATGGCTGGTGGCCTACAAATGGTGGTAGACAGCAGGAAATAA
- the LOC103996039 gene encoding autophagy-related protein 101, which produces MNCETCQLKELVVVPTEIQDVLRCILHTIIFHRALGLVRPKDVECEHFELTYVRCGDHEIEKKIDEKIDQFIGWVEKHPNRKGQVCLSFYEIKNKHATWFGNKIERLYWEQWYINLHVLNPKSHGKSHYTKAPVSTGENASEESSSRHAALESSLCEVLFQIIRFSDEKKDHIPTVQNSEIISFPFEISTPSSSDSSFGWHADVLKRMLQTGHPSMLS; this is translated from the exons ATGAACTGCGAAACCTGCCAACTCAAGGAACTG GTGGTGGTGCCGACAGAGATACAAGATGTGCTGCGTT GCATATTGCATACAATTATCTTCCATAGAGCATTAGGACTTGTTCGGCCCAAGGATGTTGAGTGTGAACACTTCGAGCTCACCTAT GTTCGTTGTGGAGATCATGAGATTGAAAAGAAGATAGATGAAAAGATTGACCAGTTCATTGGTTGGGTAGAGAAACATCCAAACAGAAAAGGCCAG GTATGCTTATCTTTTTACGAGATCAAAAACAAGCATGCAACATGGTTTGGGAACAAAATTGAGCGCCTTTATTGGGAGCAATGGTATATCAATTTACATGTGTTAAACCCTAAATCTCATGGTAAATCTCATTATACCAAAGCACCCGTAAGCACTGGAG AAAATGCATCTGAAGAGAGCAGTTCGAGACATGCTGCCTTAGAGTCATCATTATGTGAAGTCTTGTTTCAAATTATAAGATTTTCTGATGAGAAAAAAGACCACATTCCAACTGTACAAAACTCTGAGATTATATCATTTCCATTTGAGATCTCAACTCCAAG TTCATCAGACTCCTCTTTTGGTTGGCATGCTGATGTGCTTAAGAGGATGCTGCAGACTGGACATCCTTCCATGCTCAGTTGA